The sequence below is a genomic window from Blastococcus sp. Marseille-P5729.
GTTCGACCGCATCGCTGACCGCCGCCGGCTCGTCGTACGACACGCACGACGAGCCGATGATCCCGATGTACATCTTCTACTCGATGTTCGGCTTCCAGCGCACCGGTGACGGCTTCTGGGCCGCGGCCGATCAGATGACCCGCGGATTCGTGCTCGGCGCCACCGCCGGCCGCACCACCCTCAACGGCGAGGGCCTGCAGCACGAGGACGGCCACTCGATCCTGCTGGCCTCCACCAACCCCGCGGTGGTGTCGTACGACGCCGCGTTCGCGTTCGAGCTCGGCCATATCGTGAAGGACGGCCTCGCCCGGATGTACGGCGACGGCGCGGACGGCCGCGACCAGAACGTCATGTACTACCTGACGATGTACAACGAGCCCTACCCGCAGCCGCCCGAGCCCGAGGGCACGGACGTCGAGGGGATCCTGAAGGGGATCCACCTGTACTCCGAGGGCATGACGGACACCGGACGCCCGCGCGTCCAGCTACTGGCCTCCGGCGTCGGGGTCAACTGGGCGCTGAAGGCGCAGCACATTCTCGGTAAGGACTTCGCGGTGGACGCCGACGTCTGGTCGGTCACGTCCTGGAACGAGCTGCGCCGCGACGGCCTGGCGTGCGACAGCCACAACCTGATGAACCCCAACGAGAACCCCAAGGTCCCGTATGTGACTAGCAAGCTCGCGGACCGCGAGGGGCCGGTGGTCGCGGTCAGTGACTACATGCGCGCGGTACAGGACCAGATCCGCCAGTGGGTGCCGGGCCGATTCAACTCGCTGGGCACCGACGGGTTCGGGCTGTCGGACACTCGCCCGTCGCTGCGGCGGCACTTCCGCGTGGATGCCGAGTCGATCGTGCTGCAGGCGCTCACCGCGCTCGCCGAGGAGGGCCAGTACGACCGCTCCCAGCTGCAGCTGGTGATCGACAAGTACGGCGTGGACGACCCGACCAAGGTGGAGGAGGACCACTCCGGTGGCCTGACCTGAGCCAGGCCGCTGCGGGCCGTTTACTCCTTCCGAACGACGGGCGGGGCCGCACCGCAGAGTCGCCCGGCAGCCTGCCGGACGACGACCGCGAGCAGCATCGCCCACGCGAAGGCGAGCGCGAACCCGGCCAGTACGTCGCTCAGGTAGTGCACCCCGAGCGCCATGCGGGTGAACCCCACGACGACCGGCAGGGCGGACGAGAGCACGATGACCGCGACGCGCGCCACGCCGCGCAGGCTCATCCCGACCGCGCACGCGACGATGATCGCCACCACCATCGCCCCGCCCGAGTGACCACTCGGGAAGGAGCTCTCCTGGAAGGTGAGCTCCGGGTCGGCCCCGACGGGCCGGGGCCGACCGATGATCGCCTTGGCTGCGGAGCTCACCAGCCCATAGCTAAAACCACATAGCCCCGCCCAGGTCGCGACCGCGACCCGCCGACGCAGCAGACCCACGATCACCAGCGGAGCGATCACGAGCGTGCGGAAGATCGCCTCTCCCCCGCGGGTCAGCACGCGCATCGCGCTCCACCGCCCCGCGTCCTGCGACGCCCAGGCCCACAGGGACGGCGTCAGGTCGCCGTCCAGCCAGGTCGATGCGCCGTCCGTCGCAACGACGAGCAGCACCAGCAGCAGGAAGCCGGCGAAGGCTGCGCCCGCAGCCGTCACCATCCGGCGTCCTGGCCACCACCCGTCGAGCATGCTCCTGCCTCGCCATCCCCACCTGCGGTGGGTTCTACCTAGATGTAGCGAGACGAAACGTACCGCAGGCGGGAAGGGGTGATGCTGGCCCTAACACGGCGCGGGGTGCTGGCAATACTGCCGGGTAACGGCCAGGGTTGAACTCGTGATCGCGATTGTTGCGCCCGGACAGGGCTCTCAGACTCCCGGAATGCTCACCCCCTGGCTCGAGCTGGACGGCGCTGAGGAGACCGTCGCCGCGATGTCCGAGCTCAGCGGGCTCGACCTGAAGCGGCTCGGCACGACGGCGGACGCCGACGAGATCAAGGACACCGCCGTCACCCAGCCGCTAGTCGTATCACTGGCGCTGCTGGCCTTCGACGCCCTGCAGCCCTCGGGCGATCTTGCCGTCGCCGGGCACAGCGTCGGCGAGATCGCGGCGGCGGCGATGGCCGGCGTCATCGCGAAGGACGAGGCGGTCAAGCTCGCCGCCGTCCGCGGCCGCGCGATGGCCGATGCCTGCGCGGCCGAGGACACCTCGATGGCGGCCGTTCTCGGCGGCGACGAACAGGAGGTGCTCAGCACGCTGAGCGGCCTGGGACTCGATCCGGCAAACCGCAACGGCGGAGGCCAGATCGTCGCTGCGGGACCGGTCGATGCCATCGAGGCGCTTCGCGAGAACCCGCCGGCCAAGGCCCGCGTCATGCCGCTGTCGGTCGCCGGCGCCTTCCACACCCGCTTCATGCAGCCGGCCCAGGACCGCGTCGCCGAGCAGCGCGCGGCCCTCGAGGCCACCGACCCGTCGTACACCCTGCTGTCGAACGCCGACGGCAAGGCTGTGACCTCCGGCACGGAGTTCCTCGACCGGCTGGTCACCCAAGTGACCAGCCCAGTGCGGTGGGACCTGTGCATGCAGACGATGCTCGAGCTGGGTGTCGAGGCGATCGTCGAGCTGCCGCCCGCCGGAGCGCTCACCGGCCTGGCGCGCCGCGGCATGAAGGGCGTGCAGAACCTCGCCGTGAAGACCCCGGACGACCTCGACGCCGTCCGGGAGCTGCTCGGCTGATCATGCTGCAGACCACCCCTCCACAACACGCAGCCATCGAGGCGTTCGGTGCCTACCGTCCCGCGCGCGTGGTCACCAACGACGAGCTCGCGACGCGCGTCGACACCAGTGACGAGTGGATCACCACCCGCGTCGGCATCAAGGAGCGCCGGTACGCCGCCGCCCACGAGACCGTCGTGTCGATGGCCGTGGAGGCCGGCCGCGACGCCCTCGGCAAGGCCGGGGTCGCGGGCGGCGAAGTCGATCTGCTCATCGTGGCCACCTGCACGGCGCCGTCGCAGCTGCCCAGCGCGGCCCCGCAGGTCGCCCACCTGCTCGGTGCCAGCGCTCCCGGCGCGTACGACGTCAACGCCGCCTGCGCCGGGTTCTGCTACTCACTCGCCCAGGCCTCGCACGCCATCCAGGCCGGGGCGGCGCAGAAGGCGTTGGTGATCGGCGTCGAGAAGCTCACCGACTGGATCGACCACGACGACCGGACGACGAGCATCATCTTCGCCGACGGAGCCGGCGCGGCCGTCGTCGGTCGATCGGGCGCTCAGGGAATCGGACCCACGGTGTGGGGGTCGGCCGGCGACCGGCCGGAGGCCATCATCATCCGCAGCCGCGATCAGCTGCTCGAGATGGACGGCCGTGCGGTCTTTCGCTGGGCGACCACGGAGGTCCGCGCCGAGGTCGACCGAATCTGCGGGGCCTCGGGGCTGAGCCTGCGCGACATCGACATCTTCGTGCCGCACCAGGCGAACATGCGGATCATCGACAACATGCTGCGGGCGCTGGATTTCCGCGACGACGTCGTCGTCGCGCGTGACATCGCCCTGGCCGGGAACACCTCGGCCGCCTCGATCCCACTGGCGATCGACACGCTGCTTGATGCCGGTCAGGCCACCAGCGGCGATAAGGTTCTCACGATCGGTTTCGGCGCGGGTCTCACCTTCGCCGGGCAGGTCTTCGAGATGCCCTAGCGAAAGAAAGGAACCAGTTATGGCTACCACCCAGGAGATCCAGGACGGCCTTGCCGAGATCCTCGAAGAGGTTGCGGGTGTCATGCCCGAGGACGTCGCGCCGGAGAAGTCGTTTACCGACGACCTCGACGTGGACTCGCTGTCCATGGTCGAGATCGCCACGGCCGTCGAGGACAAGTGGGGCGTCGCGATCCCCGACGAGGAGCTCGCCAACATCAAGACCGTCGGCGATGCCATCACCTTCATCGAGAACAATCAGTAGTCCTTCGCGCTCACGCGTACAGCCGACGCGGGTGCCTGCTCCAGCCTGGACAGGCACCCGCGTCGCAACCACCCGACCTTCGAGGAGAGACCCGTGACCGACGTCGTCATCACCGGGCTCGGAGCGACCACGCCGCTGGGCGGGGACGTCGAAAGTTCCTGGAGCGCCCTGCTCGCTGGGCGCAGCGGGGTCAGCCTGCTCACCGACGACGCGTACGCCGACGTCCCCTGTCGGCTCGCGGGCCGGTTCGCAGACGCCCCCGGCAACCACATCGACCGACCGAAGGCCCGCCGCCTGGACGTCTCACAGCAGGCCGCCCTGGTCGCCGCACGCGAGGCGTGGGCGGCCGCGGGCGCTCCCGAGGTCGAGGCCGAACGGCTCGGCGTCGTCGTCGGCACCGGCATCGGCGGCGCGGTCACCCTCCTGGCCCAGGACGACGTCCGCGAGGAGCGCGGTCCCAAGCGCGTCTCGCCGTACATGGTCCCGATGCTGATGCCGAACGGGCCGGCCGCGACCGTCGGGCTCGAGGTCGGCGCGAAGGCCGGCGTCCACACCACCGTCTCCGCCTGCGCGTCCGGCGCGGAGGCACTGCAGCTCGGTCTCGACCTGATCCGCGCCGGCCGTGCCGACGTCATCGTCGCCGGCGGTGCGGAGGCCTGCATCCATCCCACGCCCTTCGCCGGGTTCGGGATGGCGCGGGCGATGTCGACCCGCAACGACGACCCCGAGGGCGCCTCAAGGCCCTTCGACACCGGCCGCGACGGTTTCGTCATGGGCGAGGGCGCAGCGATCATGGTGCTCGAGAGCGCCGAGCACGCCGCGGCACGAGGCGCCCAGGTCATCGCGCGGCTCGCCGGCGCCGGAACCACCTCGGATGCCTACGACATGGTCGCCCCCGACCCTGCTGGCTCCGGCGCGGCCCGCGCGATCACCCTCGCGCTGCGCGACGGCGGCATCGAGCCCTCCGCCGTCCACCATGTCAACGCGCATGCCACCTCCACGCCGGTCGGCGACATCGCCGAGGCCGCGGCGATCCGCGCCGCGATCGGCGACCATGCGGCAGTGACCGCCACGAAGGCAGCGACCGGGCACATGATGGGCGCTGCGGGCGCGGTCGAGGCGCTGTTCGCGGTGCTCGCCGTCCGCGACCAGGTGTGCCCGCCGATCAGGAACCTCGAGGACGTCGATCCGGACGAGAACGTCCAGGCCCTCGACCTCGTGCGCGGCGCGGCCCGCCAGATGGAGATCGGTGCCGCGATCAGCAACTCGTTCGGCTTCGGCGGCCACAACACCGCCGTGCTGTTCACCAAGCCGTAAGGGAGCCCCCCGTGAGCACCACCGCGCCGACGATCGAGCAGACGGTCGACCCACGCGACCCGATCACCCGGCTGGCGGCCCTGTTCGACCCCAACACGCTCGAGCTGGCCAACCGCCGCGAAGAGGCCACAGGAGTCGTGTGGGGCCGCGGCAAGGTCGACGGTTCGCCCGCGATCGCCTTCTGCTCCGACGCCACCAAGATGGGCGGCGCGATGGGCTCGGAAGGCTGCGCCAACATCGTCGACGCGATCGAGACGGCCAACCGCGAGCGGATCCCGTGCGTCGGCATCTGGCACTCCGGCGGGGCGCGCCTCGCCGAGGGTGTGGAGGCCCTCGACGCCGTCGGCCAGGTGTTCGCCGCGATGGTGCACGCCTCCGGACGCATTCCCCAGATCTCCGTCGTCCTCGGGCCGGCGGCCGGTGGGGCGGCGTACGGTCCGGCGCTGACCGACGTCGTGGTGATGTCCGGCAACGGACGGGTGTTCGTGACCGGTCCCGAGGTGGTTCGCTCGGTGACCGGGGAGCAGGTCGACATGGAGGCCCTGGGCGGGCCGGACGCGCACGGCAAGAAGAGCGGCGTGGTCCATATCACCACCCCCACCGACGAGGACGCCCTGCACACCGCGCGGCAGCTGGTCGACCTGCTGGGCGAGCAAGGCAGGTTCGATTTGCAGAAGGCCGAGGAGAAGCCGTCGCTTGAGACAGCGCTTCCGGAGTCTGCCCGGCGCGCGTACGACGTCCGCCCGGTGCTGCGGGAGTTGATGGACGACGAGCTGCTGGAGATCCAGCCGCGGTGGGCTCCGAACATCGTCTGCGGTCTCGGCCGGCTCGCCGGCCGCACCGTCGGCGTCGTCGCGAACAACCCGATCCGGCTCGGGGGGTGCCTGGATTCCAACAGCGCCGAGAAGGCAGCGCGCTTCGTGCGGATGTGCGACTCGCTCGGCGTCCCGCTCGTGGTCGTCGTCGACGTGCCCGGCTATCTGCCCGGCGTCGGGCAGGAATGGGACGGCGTCGTCCGTCGCGGCGCCAAGCTGCTGCACGCCTTCGCCGAGTGCGTCGTGCCGCGGGTCACCGTGGTCACCCGCAAGGTGTACGGCGGTGCCTACATTGCGATGAACTCAAAATCGCTCGGAGCGACGCGGGTGTTCGCCTGGCCGACGGCGGAGGTCGCGGTCATGGGCGCCAAGGCGGCGGTCGGCATCCTGCACCGCAAGACCCTGGCCGCCGCGCCCATCGAGGAGCGCGAAGCGCTGCATGACCAGCTCGCTGCCGAGCACGAGAAGGTCGCCGGCGGCGTGGACCGGGCGCTCGCGATCGGCGTCGTCGACGAGGTGATCGAGCCCGCGCAGACCCAGATCGGTCTGGTAAAGGCGCTCGCCAGCCGCCCCGCCGGCCGCGGCATGCACGGGAACATCCCACTATGAGAACGGCCTCGTAGCCACGAGCCGCTGGGGCGGCCGGCCTGCCCGCTCGGGTCTACGAGGCTGCGGTTATCCAGGTGACCGGCGCACCGTCGCCGCCCTCGCGGTAGACCTCGAGTTCGGCGTCGAAGCTCTGCCCCGTGAGCTGATCGAGCCCGTGCTGGAAGTCCTCGATGGTCTTGGCCGTCTCACGCAGCGCACGCAGCTGGTTCTCCGAGACCACGATGTCCCCGTTCACGCCGATCTGGGCGCGGAAGATGCCGCGGCCCGGGAGGTAGGCGATGCGCTCGCCGTCCGTGCCGGCGGTCGGCTCCTCGGTCACCTCGAAGACCAGCATCGGCCACGCCTTCAGCGCCGCGGCGATGTTGTTGGCCGAGCCGGAGGGACCTTGCCAGACGAGCTCGGCACGGAGCTCCCCGGGGGCAGCGGGCTGCGCCGTCCACTGCATCTTCACGGGGCACTTGAGGGTAGCCGAGATGGCCCATTCAGCATGCGGCGTCAGCGCCGGTGGTGCCGAGTGGACGAACACAACGCCACGCGTATGCATCGCAGCCCTCCCGAGTCGATCGGACGTCTTCCCCAACGCCGGTGACTGAAGTGGTGCGTGTGACACGTGTTCTCGTTGTGCACTCATTGTGACGCACCGGCGCCGTTCGCGCCAGCCCACATGGTTTGATAGTGCGCAGCCCACCGCCGTACGCCGAGGAGCCCCATGCGATTCCGCCGCAACCGCGACGAGCAGCCGGTCGACGACGCCGCCGGCGAGGTCGACAAGGATGCGGTTCACGAAGCGGAGCCGACTGAGCACGCCGAGCCCACCGAGGACGATCTCCACGCCGACTCGGATGGCGACGCGGAGGAAGACCGGGACGTCGAGGACGATGACGAAGACCGGGGCGACGACGAAGACCGGGACGTCGAGGACGACGTAGAAGACCGGGACGACGAAGACGACGAGGAGGACCTCTACGAGGACCCCAAACCGACCGGCCGGTTCGCGTGGCTGAAGGCGCGCAAGCGCAAGATCGAATACGGCCCGGACTTCACCGTCAAGGTCGCCACTCTCCCCGATCTCGAGCGCTTCCCGGAGGACGGCCACGTACACCCGGAGATCGTGCGCTCGTGGATGGCGTTGCAGCAGTTCGGCGAGGCGATGCTGCTGGTGTCCTGGGTCAAGCGCGCCCCGGTCGGATACGTTCTGGTCTCATGGACCGGCGACTGGAACGACGAAGTCCGCGCCGAGTATCCCGACGTCCCGGCGCTGACCAACCTGTGGGCCGATGAGCGCTATGTCACTGAGGACGTCGAGCGCAAGCTAATAGAGGCCGCAATCACGGTCTGCGAGAAGCAGGGCAAGGATCGGCTGCTGGCGACGATCGAGTCCACCAATACCTCGGTCCGCGACCACCTCGAGGAGCTCGGCTTCGAGGACACCGGGGTGACGACGTCCGAGAGATACGTCTACCGCGACGCAGAAGGCAAGAAGCGCCGAGGCACACACGAGAACGTTGTCCTGCTCAAAGAGCTCTGAGCACCGGCCTACGTGACCAACGCGGCACAAACGCCGCCGACGAAGCGCGGTTTAGCGCTCAACAATCCGTGTAGGCTGGACGACGCTCATTTTTTGTTCCGGAGGACATCACCCATGGGTTCGATCAATGTCGCCATCGTCGGCGTCGGCAACTGCGCGTCGTCGCTCGTGCAGGGCGTGCACTATTACCGCGACACCCCGGCGTCGGAGACCGTCCCGGGCCTCATGCACGTCCAGTTCGGTGATTACCACGTGCGTGACATCAACTTCGTCGCCGCGTTCGACGTCGATGACCTGAAGGTCGGCAAGGACCTCTCCGAGGCCATCAACGCCAGCCAGAACAACACGATCAAGATCTGCGACGTCCCGACGCTGGGCGTCGAAGTGAGCCGAGGGCACACCCTCGATGGCCTAGGCACCTACTACCGCGACGTGGTCAACGAGTCGCCGGTCGAGCCGGTCGACGTCGTGCAGGTCCTCAAGGAGCGCAAGGTCGACGTCCTCGTGTCGTATCTGCCGGTGGGTTCGGAGGAGGCCGATCGCTTCTACGCCCAGTGCGCCATCGACGCCAAGGTCGCCTTCGTGAACGCGCTGCCGGTGTTCATCGCCAGCGACCCGGAGTGGGCCAAGAAGTTCCAGGACGCCGGCGTCCCGATCGTGGGAGACGACATCAAGTCGCAGGTCGGCGCCACCATCACCCACCGCGTGCTGACCAAGCTGTTCGAGGACCGCGGAGTGAAGGTCGAGCGGACCTACCAGCTGAACTTCGGCGGCAACATGGACTTCATGAACATGCTGGAGCGTCAGCGGCTGGAGTCCAAGAAGATCTCCAAGACCCAGGCGGTCACCTCGCAGATCACCGAGCGCGAGCTGCCCGCCCGCGACGTCCACGTCGGCCCGTCGGACCACGTCCCATGGCTGGATGACCGCAAGTTCGCCTACGTCCGCATCGAGGGCCGGGGCTTCGGCGACGTTCCGACCTCCTTGGAGTACAAGCTCGAGGTGTGGGACTCCCCCAACTCCGCCGGCGTCATCATCGATGCGCTGCGCGCAGCGAAGATCGCCAAGGACCGCGGGATCGGCGGGCCGGTCCTGTCGGCGTCGTCCTACTTCATGAAGTCCCCGCCGGAGCAGTACGACGACTCCGCGGCACGCGACGCGGTGGAGCAGTTCATCAAGGGCGAGACCGACCGCTAGGCCGCGCGTCGGCCGCAGATCGACCGGGTTGCGGCCGCAACAGCGCGAACGACTCGTCCACGCGCTCCAGCAGGTCGCCGCGCAACCCCGCGTTGCCGTGCGCCCAGAGGGCGGCGCGGACGGCGGCCATCGCCCGATAGACCTCGATGACGACGGTCAGATCGTCGCTGCCGGCACGCTCGACGGCCACCTCCACCAGTCTGCGCTCGATCTGAGCCGTCGAGCCGAGCATCGCCCGCCCGAGCTCCGGTGCGCGCGCTGCCAGCTCGCGGCGCAGCCGCCACGACTCGACGTCCTCCAGCAGCACCTGCAGGCGGCGTCGGAAGATGGCGTGCAAGCTGTCGACGATCGGCTCGTCGGTCGGGCGGGCGCGCAGGTCGTCGGCGATGGTCTCGGGCGCCCGACCTCCCCCGCCTACGAAGGCCTCGTCCTTGGTCTCGTAGTAGTTGAAGAAGGTGCGCGGCGAGATTCCCGCAGCAGCGGCGATGTCATCGGCCGTCACGTTGCCCGGGCCCCGCTCGATAGCCAGCTCGAGCGCCGCCCGGTGGATCTCGCGACGCGTCTGGATCTTCTTGCGCTCCCGTAGCGAGATGTCGTCGCCGTTCACTCGATCACAACCTAATATTGCAGTACCTGCATTTTTGCAGTCTATGCAATAATAGCTGCTATGCCGTTGACGTCGACCCCCGCCACCCCGTACCGGATGAGCCCCGCGCACCGCCGGGTGTTCATCGGCTTGATGCTCGGCATGTTCGTCGCGTCCGTCAGCCAGACGATCGTCGGTCCGGCGATGCCACGTATCGTCGCCGAGCTCGGCGGCATGGACCATTACAGCTGGGTCGCTACCGCCGCCATGCTGGTGTCGGCCGTGACCGTTCCGATCGTCGGAAAGCTCTCGGACCTCTATGGGAGGAGGGCCTTCTACCTCGGCGGGATCGCGGTCTTCCTGGTGGGGACCCTGGTCTGCGGCCTGACACCGAACTTCTGGACTCTGGTCGCCGGACGCGCCCTGCAGGGCGTGGGCATGGGCACCCTCATGCCGCTGTCGCAGACGATCATCGGCGACATCATCCCCGCCCGTCAGCGCGGGAAGTACCAGGGGCTCATGGGCGCGGTCTTCGGCGTCACGTCGGTCGCCGGCCCGATCGCCGGCGGCTTCATCACCGACCACTGGGGCTGGCGGTGGCTGTTCTTCGCCGCACTGCCGGTCAGCCTGATCGCGCTGTTCTTCATCGTCAAGTTCCTCGATCTGCCCTTCCAGCGCCGCCGCGCCAAGATCGACGTCGCAGGCATCGTCGTCCTCACGGTCACGCTCACCGCAATCCTGCTCGCCACCTCGCTCGGCGGGACGTCGTACGCCTGGGGCTCCCCGCTGATCCTCACGATGTTCGGCGTCGGTCTGGCCGGTCTCGTCGCGTTCGTCGCCATCGAGCGCCGAGCCGAGGAGCCGGTGATCCCACTGCGGCTGTTCAACAGCGGCATCTTCAGTTGGTCGGTCCTGGCCGCGTTCGCGGTCTCGATGATCATGTTCGGCGCAATCATCTACATCCCGATCTACGCCCAGGCCGTCATCGGCGTAAACGCCACCAACTCGGGGCTGATCCTCATGCCGCTGATGCTGGGCCTGATCGTGATGGGCATCCTGACCGGCATGCTGATCACCCGCACCGGTTTGTACAAGCCGTTCATGGTGGCCGGGGTGACGATCACGGGGGTCGGCGTGTGGCTGCTGACACTGCTCGACCACACCTCCTCCGCCGCTGAGCTCACGATGATCATGGTGGTGGTCGGTGTCGGTCTGGGCATGTGCATGCAGCAGTACACCCTCGTGGTGCAGAACGACGCGAACGGTCGCGACATGGGCGTGGCCACCGCCGCGACCCAGTTCTTCCGCAACGTCGGCTCGACGGTCGGCATCGCCATCTTCGGCTCGCTGATGACCCTCGGCCTCAGCCGCGCGATCCTCGGCTACCTTCCGGCCGACGTCCAGGCGAGCCTTCCCGCCGACGGCGGGATCGACGTCGGGTCGGTCCTCGATCCCGGCCAGCTCGACGGCCTGCCTCCGGTCATCGTGGACGCCGTCCGCCAGGGGTTGGCTGACCGGCTGCACGTCGTCTTCACGGTCATGCTGCCGATCGTGGCACTGGCGCTCATCGCAACCCTGATGATCAAGGTGATCCCATTGCGCGAGACCCTCGCCCCGGCGAGTCCCGCGGCAGATGATGCCACGACCACGGATGATGCACCGCCGGTCGATTCGCCGGCAGCGGGCGTCCCGGCCGGCCCGGACTCCCCGGCGCGCCGCGATCAACCGGTGAGCGCCCGCGCGAGGTCGGCCGCTCAGGGGGCGGGCGGAGCCGCGGCCGACAGCGATCAGTCGAGGCCATAAGATCGAGGAATGGCCGAGGATTCTGTAGAACATCTGAGCCTGCGCGGCGCGAACGACGCGACAGAGCAGCAATGGCAGGAGGCGGTAGCCGCAGTCCTGCGCAAGAGCGGCAGGCTCGGCGAGGACGACGACGCCTCGCTCGCCCCCGCGAAGCTGACGAAGCAGACCACCGACGGGATCGCGATCGCGCCGCTGGCCGGAACGGACGTCGCCCAGAGCCTGGCAGGCGGCCCGGCCGGCGCGGACGCCGTGCGCGGTCGGCCCCAGCCGCAGCGCGAGCCCGGCGACGTGCCGACCTGGGACCTCCGGGTGCATGTCGTCGATGCCAACGACTCCGCGACGGCGGAGCTCGAGGGAGGCGCCTCCTCGGTCTGGGTAACCACCCGCCCCGGCGCGGTGGCCGACCTGCGCAAGGCACTCGAGGGAGTGCTGCTTGATGTCGCGCCGGTCGTGCTCGACTCGGCCGACCCGCTCGCCGACGGCGCCACCTTGGTCGAGCTCGCAGGCGGCAAGCTGAACGAGGCCAGCAACCTCGGCATCGACCCGACCGGCGAGCGGCTGTTGACCGGTTCCGCCAGCGACGTCGATCTCGCGGCAGCTGCCACGCTCGCCACGGAAAACGGCATCCGCGCCTTCGTCATCGACGCCAGCATCGTGCACGACGCGGGCGCAGGCGAGGTCCTGGAGCTGGCGTACGCGGCAGCCGCGGGCGTCGACCTGCTGCGCCGGCTCGACGAGGCCGGCGTCGCGGTCTCCGACGCCGCGCGGCTGCTCGAGTTCCGCCTGGCGGCGACCGACCAGCAGTTCACGACCATCGCGAAGCTGCGGGCCGCCCGCGCCATCTGGGCCCGGATCTGCCAGGTACTCGATGTCGATGACGACGTGCAGCGTCAGCATGTGGTCACCTCGGGCCGGATGATGACCCAGTTCGACCCGTTCACCAACCTGCTGCGCACGACCATCGCGACCTTCGCCGCCGCCGTGGGCGGGGCCGACGCCATCACGGTCCAGGCCTACGACGCGGCGTTGGGCACGACGGACGAGTTCGGACGCCGCATGTCGCGCAATGTCTCCAACCTGCTGGTGCACGAGGCGCACATCGGCCAGGTCACCGACCCGGCCGGCGGAGCGGGCAGCATGGAGCAGCTCACCGACGACCTCGCGCGCGCCGCGTGGGCGAAGTTCACCGAGATCGAGCAGGCCGGCCTGGACTCCTTCGTCGACGGCCAGCTCGTGGACGAGCTCGAGCAGGCCATCGCGCGCCGTACCGAGGCGATCGCCAGGCGCAAGCAGGCCATCACCGGCGTGAGCGAATTCCCGCAGACCGACGAGCAGTTGCTCGATCGCGCCCCCGCCTACTCGCGCTTCAACGCCGGCGGCCTGATCAAGCCCGTGCATGACGCCGACGGCTTCGAGCGGCTGCGGCACAACCCCGCCGACAAGCCCGTGTTCCTCTGGCCGATCGGCTCGCTGGCCGCCTCGACCGCGCGGCAGAGCTTCGCCGCCAACCTGCTGGCCGCAGGCGGCGTCCCGGTCGTCACCGGCACTGCAGGCGGCGGCTTCGAGGCGATCAAGGCGCAGTACGACGAGTCCGGCTCGCCGGTCGTCTGCCTCGTGGGCAGCGACTCGGGATACCGCGACGAGGGCGCCGCGCTCGTCGAGCAACTGCGCGCAGCCGGCGTGCCCCGGGTGATCGTCGCCGGCAAGCCGGTCGCCGAGCTCGACGGAGTCGTCGACGACCATATGGCCGTAGGCCAGAACGTGCTGGAATTCCTAGACCGGACCCGTTCGGCACTGGAGGAGAACCGATGAGCATCCAGAGCTTCGCTGATACGCCGTACGACGCGGCTCCCGACCGGCACGGCAGCCTGCAGGCCCAGGCCGCCAATGAGTGGGAGTCGCCCGAGGGCATCGTCATCAAGGACGTCTACACCGCCGACGACCTCGACGGCCTCGACGCCCTCGACACCTTCCCGGGGCTG
It includes:
- a CDS encoding acyl-CoA carboxylase subunit beta, with protein sequence MSTTAPTIEQTVDPRDPITRLAALFDPNTLELANRREEATGVVWGRGKVDGSPAIAFCSDATKMGGAMGSEGCANIVDAIETANRERIPCVGIWHSGGARLAEGVEALDAVGQVFAAMVHASGRIPQISVVLGPAAGGAAYGPALTDVVVMSGNGRVFVTGPEVVRSVTGEQVDMEALGGPDAHGKKSGVVHITTPTDEDALHTARQLVDLLGEQGRFDLQKAEEKPSLETALPESARRAYDVRPVLRELMDDELLEIQPRWAPNIVCGLGRLAGRTVGVVANNPIRLGGCLDSNSAEKAARFVRMCDSLGVPLVVVVDVPGYLPGVGQEWDGVVRRGAKLLHAFAECVVPRVTVVTRKVYGGAYIAMNSKSLGATRVFAWPTAEVAVMGAKAAVGILHRKTLAAAPIEEREALHDQLAAEHEKVAGGVDRALAIGVVDEVIEPAQTQIGLVKALASRPAGRGMHGNIPL
- a CDS encoding DUF3145 domain-containing protein yields the protein MHTRGVVFVHSAPPALTPHAEWAISATLKCPVKMQWTAQPAAPGELRAELVWQGPSGSANNIAAALKAWPMLVFEVTEEPTAGTDGERIAYLPGRGIFRAQIGVNGDIVVSENQLRALRETAKTIEDFQHGLDQLTGQSFDAELEVYREGGDGAPVTWITAAS
- a CDS encoding beta-ketoacyl synthase; this encodes MTDVVITGLGATTPLGGDVESSWSALLAGRSGVSLLTDDAYADVPCRLAGRFADAPGNHIDRPKARRLDVSQQAALVAAREAWAAAGAPEVEAERLGVVVGTGIGGAVTLLAQDDVREERGPKRVSPYMVPMLMPNGPAATVGLEVGAKAGVHTTVSACASGAEALQLGLDLIRAGRADVIVAGGAEACIHPTPFAGFGMARAMSTRNDDPEGASRPFDTGRDGFVMGEGAAIMVLESAEHAAARGAQVIARLAGAGTTSDAYDMVAPDPAGSGAARAITLALRDGGIEPSAVHHVNAHATSTPVGDIAEAAAIRAAIGDHAAVTATKAATGHMMGAAGAVEALFAVLAVRDQVCPPIRNLEDVDPDENVQALDLVRGAARQMEIGAAISNSFGFGGHNTAVLFTKP
- a CDS encoding acyl carrier protein, translating into MATTQEIQDGLAEILEEVAGVMPEDVAPEKSFTDDLDVDSLSMVEIATAVEDKWGVAIPDEELANIKTVGDAITFIENNQ
- a CDS encoding beta-ketoacyl-ACP synthase III, which gives rise to MLQTTPPQHAAIEAFGAYRPARVVTNDELATRVDTSDEWITTRVGIKERRYAAAHETVVSMAVEAGRDALGKAGVAGGEVDLLIVATCTAPSQLPSAAPQVAHLLGASAPGAYDVNAACAGFCYSLAQASHAIQAGAAQKALVIGVEKLTDWIDHDDRTTSIIFADGAGAAVVGRSGAQGIGPTVWGSAGDRPEAIIIRSRDQLLEMDGRAVFRWATTEVRAEVDRICGASGLSLRDIDIFVPHQANMRIIDNMLRALDFRDDVVVARDIALAGNTSAASIPLAIDTLLDAGQATSGDKVLTIGFGAGLTFAGQVFEMP
- a CDS encoding ACP S-malonyltransferase, with amino-acid sequence MIAIVAPGQGSQTPGMLTPWLELDGAEETVAAMSELSGLDLKRLGTTADADEIKDTAVTQPLVVSLALLAFDALQPSGDLAVAGHSVGEIAAAAMAGVIAKDEAVKLAAVRGRAMADACAAEDTSMAAVLGGDEQEVLSTLSGLGLDPANRNGGGQIVAAGPVDAIEALRENPPAKARVMPLSVAGAFHTRFMQPAQDRVAEQRAALEATDPSYTLLSNADGKAVTSGTEFLDRLVTQVTSPVRWDLCMQTMLELGVEAIVELPPAGALTGLARRGMKGVQNLAVKTPDDLDAVRELLG
- a CDS encoding phosphatase PAP2 family protein — translated: MLDGWWPGRRMVTAAGAAFAGFLLLVLLVVATDGASTWLDGDLTPSLWAWASQDAGRWSAMRVLTRGGEAIFRTLVIAPLVIVGLLRRRVAVATWAGLCGFSYGLVSSAAKAIIGRPRPVGADPELTFQESSFPSGHSGGAMVVAIIVACAVGMSLRGVARVAVIVLSSALPVVVGFTRMALGVHYLSDVLAGFALAFAWAMLLAVVVRQAAGRLCGAAPPVVRKE